The Maylandia zebra isolate NMK-2024a linkage group LG7, Mzebra_GT3a, whole genome shotgun sequence genome contains a region encoding:
- the rassf10a gene encoding ras association domain-containing protein 10 has product MEPEEGKISVWVCREEKLVSGLTKRTTCADVVKVLLEDQNLQQGASAAMLSGSPQSYCVVEKWRGFERILPNKTKILRLWSAWGDEQENVRFVLVKNEASLPNNGPRSAEARVVQSRESGSPGGLLKGTARTCWTAAAAAANLSQEKQRRIVRKAFRKLDKMNKKKEQTVSKDKSSVEKMETLVHLVISQDHTIRQQIQRIKDLDREIERYEAKVHFDRIKRHGVNYVQDTYLVDSTSGAPALSDCKRKAERQDARCTSETLAQFEEYARRCEEVVRLQEELTEREALVESITGEIQEELNRRWMKRRREERGAEAAQDTDSVSEEMCLTVSAPPAVEPDVESLSENELVLEEERIKTQLDTSLYIGLRLKTDLDAIRGDLDLSLALWETKESELLDLLAKVETMEIEQANNTLTDDGKGELGAVSADAEPASGEKSGGWVEQARGLSKACNTNDEDSDTGLSSMHSQDSDNTPVCESLV; this is encoded by the coding sequence ATGGAGCCGGAGGAGGGAAAGATCTCGGTATGGGTCTGCCGGGAGGAGAAGCTGGTCTCGGGGCTGACTAAGCGAACCACCTGCGCCGACGTGGTCAAAGTCCTGCTTGAAGATCAGAACCTGCAGCAGGGCGCCTCGGCAGCGATGCTGTCTGGCTCTCCTCAGTCCTACTGCGTGGTGGAGAAATGGAGAGGCTTCGAGAGGATTTTACCCAACAAGACCAAAATCCTTCGGCTGTGGAGCGCCTGGGGAGACGAGCAAGAGAATGTTCGCTTTGTCCTGGTGAAAAACGAGGCTTCGCTGCCCAACAACGGGCCCCGCAGCGCCGAGGCCCGAGTCGTCCAGAGCCGGGAGAGTGGTAGTCCGGGCGGCTTGCTCAAGGGTACCGCCCGGACCTGCTGGACCGCAGCGGCCGCCGCGGCCAACCTGTCCCAGGAGAAACAGCGGCGCATCGTCAGGAAGGCCTTCAGAAAGTTggacaaaatgaacaaaaagaagGAGCAGACTGTTTCTAAAGATAAAAGCTCGGTGGAAAAGATGGAGACGTTGGTCCACTTGGTGATTTCTCAGGACCACACCATCCGCCAGCAGATCCAGAGGATCAAGGACCTGGACCGGGAGATCGAGCGCTACGAGGCCAAAGTGCACTTCGACCGCATTAAGAGACACGGGGTGAACTACGTGCAGGACACTTACCTCGTAGATTCCACTTCAGGGGCTCCTGCCCTTTCGGATTGTAAGCGAAAAGCGGAGCGTCAGGACGCGCGGTGCACGTCGGAGACGCTTGCGCAGTTTGAGGAATACGCGCGCCGGTGCGAGGAGGTGGTGAGGCTGCAGGAGGAGCTGACGGAACGCGAGGCGCTCGTGGAGAGCATCACCGGGGAGATCCAGGAGGAGCTGAATCGGCGGTGGATGAAGCGTCGGCGGGAGGAGAGAGGCGCAGAAGCAGCACAGGACACGGACAGTGTTTCGGAGGAGATGTGTCTCACTGTGTCCGCCCCTCCAGCTGTGGAACCAGATGTTGAGAGTTTGTCTGAAAATGAGCTCGTACTGGAAGAGGAAAGGATCAAAACGCAGCTGGACACCAGCCTTTACATCGGCCTGAGACTGAAGACAGATCTGGACGCCATCAGGGGGGACTTGGACCTAAGTCTGGCACTCTGGGAAACCAAGGAGAGTGAACTGCTGGACCTGCTGGCCAAAGTGGAAACCATGGAGATAGAGCAAGCAAACAACACACTGACCGATGATGGAAAGGGGGAGCTGGGTGCAGTGAGCGCTGATGCAGAACCAGCATCAGGGGAGAAGAGCGGCGGTTGGGTGGAACAGGCCCGAGGTCTTTCCAAAGCCTGCAACACAAACGATGAGGACTCGGACACGGGGCTGAGCTCCATGCACAGCCAGGACTCTGACAACACACCTGTGTGCGAGTCACTCGTATAG